In a single window of the Acinetobacter sp. CS-2 genome:
- a CDS encoding NAD(P)/FAD-dependent oxidoreductase: MSTNQYDVIVLGAGASGLMLAYMAAQRGRKVLVLEKANKVGKKILMSGGGKCNFTNLYVEPENYISHNPHFVISALSRYTNWDFIGLVCEHGIEYEERKHGQLFTLNGAKEILAMLLAECDKTGLVDIKTSCEVKAVTAVDEQGFQVATTSGYFQAESVVVATGGLSVPTLGGSGIGYEIAKQFGHHVHPTRAGLVPFTFSDQFKEVTTRLSGNAVDATLSNNLNSFTEALLFTHRGLSGPSSLQLSNYWNVGQSFNINFLPYLDLVEFFKAKKSSQPKVLLRTLLNEHLPKSVVLELQNLIWAELADTAIGNLSDDKLEQIAKHLQHFEVKPSGTEGYRTAEVTLGGVDTTEVSSKTMESKKQKGLYFVGEVLDVSGHLGGFNFQWAWASAHAASQYV; encoded by the coding sequence ATGTCTACAAATCAGTATGATGTCATTGTTTTAGGTGCAGGTGCATCCGGTCTGATGTTGGCATACATGGCAGCCCAGCGTGGTCGTAAAGTTTTAGTACTGGAAAAAGCCAACAAGGTGGGTAAAAAAATCCTGATGTCCGGTGGCGGTAAATGTAATTTTACCAATCTGTACGTCGAGCCTGAAAACTACATTTCACATAACCCGCACTTCGTAATCTCGGCCTTAAGCCGCTATACCAACTGGGACTTTATTGGTCTGGTATGTGAACACGGTATTGAATATGAAGAACGTAAACACGGTCAGTTATTTACCTTAAACGGCGCCAAAGAAATTTTGGCCATGCTGCTGGCTGAATGTGACAAAACCGGCCTGGTCGACATTAAAACCAGCTGTGAAGTCAAAGCAGTGACGGCTGTGGATGAGCAAGGTTTTCAAGTCGCGACTACTTCAGGTTATTTCCAGGCTGAATCTGTGGTTGTGGCAACAGGTGGTTTGTCTGTTCCTACACTTGGCGGCTCGGGTATTGGTTATGAGATTGCCAAACAGTTTGGCCATCATGTACACCCGACCCGTGCAGGCTTGGTACCCTTTACTTTTTCCGACCAGTTTAAAGAAGTGACCACCCGTTTAAGCGGTAATGCGGTCGATGCCACCCTATCCAATAATTTAAACAGTTTTACTGAAGCCTTGCTGTTTACCCATCGTGGATTAAGTGGTCCAAGTTCCTTACAGCTTTCTAACTACTGGAATGTCGGTCAAAGCTTTAATATCAATTTTCTGCCTTACCTCGACTTGGTAGAATTTTTTAAAGCTAAAAAATCCAGCCAGCCTAAAGTGCTGCTACGTACCCTGTTGAATGAGCATTTGCCAAAAAGTGTGGTGCTGGAACTGCAAAATCTCATATGGGCAGAACTTGCCGATACAGCGATCGGTAATTTGAGCGACGATAAACTGGAACAGATTGCCAAACATCTACAGCATTTTGAAGTGAAACCGTCTGGAACTGAAGGCTACCGGACTGCGGAAGTGACTTTGGGTGGTGTCGATACTACTGAAGTATCATCAAAGACCATGGAAAGCAAGAAACAGAAAGGCTTGTACTTTGTCGGTGAAGTTCTGGATGTGTCAGGTCATTTAGGTGGTTTTAATTTTCAATGGGCATGGGCGTCTGCCCATGCCGCATCACAATACGTTTAA